Below is a genomic region from Lonsdalea populi.
TATTTTCCCCATGTGCTCATGACTACCACCGTGCTGGGCTATGAAGGGACCGGACGCGGTTTCTGGCTTAAATTTTGTGCCGGACTGCCTGACTGTCAAATGCTGGAGCTCAGTGAACCGCTGCGCTGGGCTATCGACGACCCGCTGGAACGTTTGCTGGATCGCGTCATGCTGTTTCAAGCCGAAAATCGGCTGGAGCGGCAACGTTCAACGGCGCCTGTCACTTTGGTCAGCGACGAGCCGGCCGGGTGGACACGCTTTTCGGCTCGGCTGGAACAGTGTTACGGCCTACTGTGCAGCGCGCACTACCGAACGTCCCCGTTGGACCTGCGTCGCCTGCTGGATGCTCCGGGTATGCACCTTGTCACCGCCCGCAGCGATGAGAGCCTGTGCGGCGTCATTTGGTCGGTGGACGAAGGCGGATTAAACGCCGGGCTGGCCCGCGATGTGTGGGCCGGACGTCGGCGGCCGCGCGGCAATCTGGTTGCCCAGTCGCTGGCGGCTCACGGCAATTTGTGGACGGCGCCGCAACTGCGCTCACGGCGCATCAGCCGGATTGCCGTTCTGCCTTCGGCGAGACGAGAAGGTATCGGACAGGCGCTGGTGCGGGAGCAACAGCGGCAGAGCGAGCAAGAGGGCATGGACTTTCTGTCGGTCAGCTTCGGCTACGAGCCAGCGCTGTGGCGGTTCTGGCAGCACTGCGGCTTTTGTCTGGCGCGTATCGGCAGTCATATTGAAGCCAGCAGCGGCTGCTATAGCGCGATGGCGTTATTACCGCTGAGCGATGCCGGTAAGACGATGGCGCAAGAGGCAGCGCGACAGCTGGCACGCGACTGGCGCTGGCTGCGACGGGATATCGGGCTGATGCTGGATATTGAACTGGATGACGATAGCTCGTTGGATGAAGCCGACTGGCTCAACCTGTGCGGATTCGCTTTCGCCCATCGTTCTCCTCAGGCGAGCCTGGCCTCGCTATGCCGACTGCTGGCGCATACCTCGCTGGCGCTGCCCGCGCTAAGGCTGTGGCTGGATGAAGGCGCGCAGGAAAGTCAATGCGTCGAGCGGTTGGGTCTGAGCGGTAAAAAATCCTTGCTGCGCCGCTGGCGTGAAGAAACCGCAGAGGCTTTGTCTCACTGTGATAATGACGCTCTCCAACGCGCGCGGCAGTGGCTGGCCTAGTTTTTCTCTTCTCTTGAAATCACTGCGCACCGTTACGATGCCGTGCAGGAATATGCAATAACTCGTTCAATGAACCTCAATATTGGGCGATTGACGGCAGGCGTATAGTGACGCTATCGGCTCAGATATCAGTCCGCAGGAGAGAAAACATGAAACACGAATACGTTATGGTACAACAGCCTTCCGCTCCCCGGCAGTTATTCCTGCTGTTTCATGGCGTAGGGGACAACCCGGCGTCGATGGCCGAGATCGGCCGCTATTTCGCCGACGCATTCAAAGAAGCGCTGGTGATTAGCGTGGGCAGCCCGAAAAGTGAGAATGGCAGCCGCCGCTGGTTCTCGGTGCTGGATATTACCGAGGCGAATCGTCCCGATCGCATTCAGTGCGTCCTGCCGAGCTTTATTGAGACCATTCGCTGTTGGCAGGCGCAAAGCGGCATCCACGCGAGCCACACGGCATTGGTGGGTTTTTCGCAGGGTGGGATGATGATCCTGGAGGCCCTGAAGGCAGAAGCGCAATTGGCCGGACGCTCTGTAGTCTTCAGCGGCCGCTATGCTACGCTGCCTGAACGGCCTTTGTCGGATGATAGCGTGGTGCATTTACTGCACGGCGAGGAAGATCCGGTGATTTCAATCGAGCATGCGTCTCTGGCGGCACAGCGCCTGCAAACGCTGGGGGCGGACTTTACCCTGGATCGGGTGCCGGAGTTAGGGCACGCCATCGGTATGCGCATGATGGACTTCGCGTTAGATCGCCTGCGGTACTACATTCCCCGGCGATATTGGGACGAGGCGGTGCAGGGGAAATGCGGGGAGCTTATCGCCTTTCGTTGAGCGTTAGCGCGTTTTCCGCCGTAGATCTTAGGTCGTTTAGGTAGGACACGGAAGCGTCGGTCAAGGTTGGAGAGCGAGGCGCATTGCGGTCGGCTCTGCGCCTGTTGCGGCTGACGCGAAAGAAGGTCAAACAGGATGAAAAACTATTTTTCGTCCTGTTTTTTATCTTGTTGCTTATCTTTAGGCCAATCGTCTTCTCCATCCCACTGTGCATTGTTATCGCGGTGAGGCGGAAGCACCGGTTTGTCTTTCAGGAATCGCTTGTAGTCTACGCGACTTAACTCCTTGATCCCGTTAATTAACATTCCCACCAGTATCAGCAGAATGATCCACCAGTAATCAGCCAGCCATGCCATATTATGCCTCATCGACAGCGTGTATAAATCGGGTGAACAGCGTGGGAAGGTGCGGTTTCAGCCAGTCGTAACCCGCGATGTTTTCACCTTCCCAGGCGCCAAGAATAATTTCCGGCGACAGCAACGTCATGGCCTCACGAGCCAGCGGCAGATAGCTGATGTGCCAAGGCTCAATGGCGACGCCGCCTCTGTCATGGGCATAAGGACGATAAAAATCGTACTTCCGCATGTGCTCCGTCAGCCAGTCGTTCAGCTCGAAAAAGTAACCGCCGGATTCATATTCCCATGGCTCAAGCTGCAACGACTGCCCTGATGGCAGCCGGCCGGGATCGTATATGTCCAGATCGGTGCCCCAATGGTGGCGGCTTCCGCCCGGAAGCGCAGACCATCGTAGGATCGTCTCACAGCGTTCGGGAACCGCCATCGACAGGGCGTCAACCGGTTGGTTGTTATGGGATAACAGCGGTCGCTGTCCGGTAAATTTGCCGTTCCATATCAGCCGCTGGCGCTCAAAGTCGCGAAATGTACTGGCGGGCTGAAGATTAAATCCCGCCTGTCGCGCTTCCCGCTGCAACGCCTGAAAGGCGCGTACCGCTTCGGCCTGTAGACGATGCTGGCCCGTCAGCGTCATCAGATGCTGATGATGCTTTCCGGTCAGCATAGCAGGGGTGATCATGCGATCAGTCGCTCCATAATCCGTTGATACATACGGCTCAGCAGCTGTAAATCGGCTGCGTTGACGCACTCGTCCACTTTATGAATGGTGGCGTTCACAGGCCCCAGTTCCACCACCTGCGCACCCATACGGGAAATAAAGCGTCCGTCTGAGGTGCCGCCGGTCGTCAGCAACTGCGGGGTTAATTCGCTGTAGTGCTCGACCGCGTTAACTACGGCATCCACCAACGCGCCGCGAGCGGTCAGAAAGGGCTGACCTGATAACCTCCAGTCCAAAGTATAGTTCAGCTGATGCTGGTCCAGCAGCTCGGTGACGCGCTGTTTAATGGTGTCGTCCGTCAACTCGGTACTGAACCGGAAATTGAACTGCACCTGCAGTTCGCCGGGGATCACGTTATTGCTTCCCGTGCCGGCTTTAATATTGGCGATCTGCATACTGGTGGGCGGGAAGAATTCATTGCCTTCATCCCATACGGTGGAGGCCAGTTCGTTCAACGCGGGTAGCGCGCGGTGGACCGGATTGTCGGCCAGGTGCGGATAGGCGACATGTCCCTGGATACCGTGAATGCGCAGGTCGGCGGTAATCGAGCCGCGACGACCGTTCTTGACGACATCGCCAGCCCGCTCGGTGCTGGAGGGCTCACCCACCAGGCAGTAGTCCAGACGCTCCTGACGCGCCATCAGCGCTTCCACCACTTTGACGGTGCCGTGCGTCGCATCAGCCTCTTCGTCTGAGGTAATCAAAAAGGCGAGTCGGCCTTTATGTTGGGGATTCGCAGCGACGAAGCGCTCAGCGGCGACGACCATCGCCGCCAGCGATCCTTTCATATCAGCCGCGCCACGGCCATACAACATACCGTCGCTGATGGTGGGTTCGAAAGGCGGATGTTGCCACAAACTGGCTTCTCCGCTGGGAACCACGTCGGTGTGTCCGGCAAAGGCCAGCGTTTCGCCCGTTCCGCGCCAGGCCCAGAAGTTCTGCGTATCACCGAAATTCATTTTTTCGATGGTAAAGCCGATGGCCTCAAGGCGTTCGATCATGAGCGTTTGGCAGCCGGCGTCGTCCGGGCTGAGGGAAGGGCGTTTAATTAACTGCTGAGCGAGTTCGAGGACGGGGCAGGACACGTTATTTCTCCTCCGCAAAAAATTGCTGGTAGCTATCGTCGCTGAAGCCAAGCAGCGTTTTCCCATCCTCGTCAACCAACAAAGGACGTTTAATCAGCGCTGGCTGATCCAGCATAACAGCTTTTGCCGCAGCGGCATTATCGATCGCATCGCGCCGGGCTTCGTCCAGCTTGCGCCAGGTCGTACCCCGCTTATTCACCAGCGGTTCCCAACCCAGGCTTTCGATAAACGATTGCAGTAGAGCATCGTCCAGTCCGTCTGTTCGGTAGTCATGAAAACGGTAGTCAATCCGATGGGCCTCCAGCCAACGGCGGGCCTTTTTGATGGTGTCACAGTTCTTGATACCGTACATGGTCGTCATGGCGAATAAACCCTTTGTTTTTTATTAGGAATTAGGATGCGGATCATAACGTTTAATTCAGGTCCGATGCCATACCAATCTATTAGCGTTATTTCATGTAAACCTCGGCGCGGTGACAGGAAGTCGGTGGATAGTGGATCATCTTTTAGCAACTGCCGGTTGAAGGGGAAATGAGGAAACCTGAGTAAATAAAAGAGGCTATTATTCGATGCCTATTTATTATCCTCTGCCCTTTTGGCGATCGCCGTGTTGCGCGGGGAGTACTGTATGAATTTCACGCTGCGATTTTGGCTAAAAATGCGTTATCGCTTTTGGCGGCCTTTTCTAACCGGGTTTTCATTATCCTAAAAACGAATAAAAACGATGTTATATGGTTGTAAAAAAGCATATGGCGCATGAATGCAGGTCGTAAAAGGCGCTAGTCGGATTTTTTAACGCTTTTTATTGCATTTCGTCGATGTTCAGCTGGACAAATGCTTCATCTATTGCTGTACTGTGCATGACACAGAGTTTGTGTCTTTCATTCATGTTAAAGGTAAGTTTGATGTCTAAGATTACAGGTAGCGTTAAGTGGTTTAATGAGTCCAAAGGTTTCGGTTTCATTACTCCTGAAGATGGTAGCAAAGACGTGTTCGTACACTTCTCTGCCATCCAGAGCAATGGTTTCAAAACTCTGGCTGAAGGTCAGCGTGTAGAGTTCGAAATCACTAGCGGTGCAAAAGGTCCTTCTGCCGCTAACGTTATCGCTATTTAATTATACCGATTTCTAAAAAACCCGCCGATTGGC
It encodes:
- a CDS encoding tRNA(Met) cytidine acetyltransferase TmcA — encoded protein: MGALVAAQSTLSQAGIRRVLAISGDREWCIKQARTLRQALPGDWLWVGNTVSESVMAPSQLKGKLGQEFLHAVFDAHEGLDAEALAILAGTLKAGSWLLLLVPDWEAWPHSPDTDSLRWSESAAPIATPAFIRRLREALLSDGEAVVWRQSMPLAMTPLRARPAWHAPDGRPTPRQLDILQQLRAARHAAYVITAPRGRGKSTVAGLFAQQCRERCWVVAPSRAASDVLLRQSGDATSFWSPDSLLAHCRQHSGGAEWLLIDEAAAIPSSVLNEMLSYFPHVLMTTTVLGYEGTGRGFWLKFCAGLPDCQMLELSEPLRWAIDDPLERLLDRVMLFQAENRLERQRSTAPVTLVSDEPAGWTRFSARLEQCYGLLCSAHYRTSPLDLRRLLDAPGMHLVTARSDESLCGVIWSVDEGGLNAGLARDVWAGRRRPRGNLVAQSLAAHGNLWTAPQLRSRRISRIAVLPSARREGIGQALVREQQRQSEQEGMDFLSVSFGYEPALWRFWQHCGFCLARIGSHIEASSGCYSAMALLPLSDAGKTMAQEAARQLARDWRWLRRDIGLMLDIELDDDSSLDEADWLNLCGFAFAHRSPQASLASLCRLLAHTSLALPALRLWLDEGAQESQCVERLGLSGKKSLLRRWREETAEALSHCDNDALQRARQWLA
- the ypfH gene encoding esterase codes for the protein MKHEYVMVQQPSAPRQLFLLFHGVGDNPASMAEIGRYFADAFKEALVISVGSPKSENGSRRWFSVLDITEANRPDRIQCVLPSFIETIRCWQAQSGIHASHTALVGFSQGGMMILEALKAEAQLAGRSVVFSGRYATLPERPLSDDSVVHLLHGEEDPVISIEHASLAAQRLQTLGADFTLDRVPELGHAIGMRMMDFALDRLRYYIPRRYWDEAVQGKCGELIAFR
- a CDS encoding YpfN family protein, with amino-acid sequence MAWLADYWWIILLILVGMLINGIKELSRVDYKRFLKDKPVLPPHRDNNAQWDGEDDWPKDKQQDKKQDEK
- a CDS encoding M15 family metallopeptidase, whose protein sequence is MITPAMLTGKHHQHLMTLTGQHRLQAEAVRAFQALQREARQAGFNLQPASTFRDFERQRLIWNGKFTGQRPLLSHNNQPVDALSMAVPERCETILRWSALPGGSRHHWGTDLDIYDPGRLPSGQSLQLEPWEYESGGYFFELNDWLTEHMRKYDFYRPYAHDRGGVAIEPWHISYLPLAREAMTLLSPEIILGAWEGENIAGYDWLKPHLPTLFTRFIHAVDEA
- the dapE gene encoding succinyl-diaminopimelate desuccinylase; the encoded protein is MSCPVLELAQQLIKRPSLSPDDAGCQTLMIERLEAIGFTIEKMNFGDTQNFWAWRGTGETLAFAGHTDVVPSGEASLWQHPPFEPTISDGMLYGRGAADMKGSLAAMVVAAERFVAANPQHKGRLAFLITSDEEADATHGTVKVVEALMARQERLDYCLVGEPSSTERAGDVVKNGRRGSITADLRIHGIQGHVAYPHLADNPVHRALPALNELASTVWDEGNEFFPPTSMQIANIKAGTGSNNVIPGELQVQFNFRFSTELTDDTIKQRVTELLDQHQLNYTLDWRLSGQPFLTARGALVDAVVNAVEHYSELTPQLLTTGGTSDGRFISRMGAQVVELGPVNATIHKVDECVNAADLQLLSRMYQRIMERLIA
- a CDS encoding ArsC family reductase; the encoded protein is MTTMYGIKNCDTIKKARRWLEAHRIDYRFHDYRTDGLDDALLQSFIESLGWEPLVNKRGTTWRKLDEARRDAIDNAAAAKAVMLDQPALIKRPLLVDEDGKTLLGFSDDSYQQFFAEEK
- the cspE gene encoding transcription antiterminator/RNA stability regulator CspE, producing the protein MSKITGSVKWFNESKGFGFITPEDGSKDVFVHFSAIQSNGFKTLAEGQRVEFEITSGAKGPSAANVIAI